In Reichenbachiella agarivorans, one genomic interval encodes:
- a CDS encoding cysteine desulfurase translates to MVETALNIEEIRKEFPILHQQVNGKPLVYFDNAATSQKPQSVIDALTHYYNTDNANIHRGIHTLAERSTTAFENTRKAVAKFLNSREVEEIIFTKGTTEGINLVAATFGRKFIKDGDEIIISALEHHSNIVPWQILCEENGCTLKVIPVNDKGELLMDEYDKLLSDKTKLVSVNYISNALGTINPVKEIIDKAHKVGAKVLIDAAQAAPHATLDVQALDCDFLAFSAHKVYGPTGVGALYGKRDLLEAMPPYQGGGEMIKDVSFSGTTYNDIPYKFEAGTPNIGEVIALKAALDFVNELGLENIAAYEHELLEYANELLADVDGFIPVGTADNKASVISFLIEGVHPFDLGQILDAKGIAVRTGHHCAQPLMERFQIEGTVRASFSVYNTKEEIKYFVEALKAAIKMFK, encoded by the coding sequence ATGGTCGAGACAGCATTGAATATTGAAGAAATAAGAAAGGAATTTCCCATTCTGCATCAGCAGGTCAATGGAAAACCATTGGTGTATTTTGACAATGCGGCTACTTCTCAGAAGCCTCAATCTGTGATCGATGCCTTGACTCATTACTACAATACAGACAATGCCAACATCCACAGAGGGATTCATACTCTAGCAGAAAGATCTACCACAGCATTTGAAAATACACGCAAGGCAGTAGCCAAATTCTTGAATAGCAGAGAGGTAGAAGAAATAATTTTTACCAAAGGTACGACCGAAGGTATCAATTTGGTAGCGGCAACTTTTGGACGGAAGTTCATCAAAGATGGGGATGAAATCATCATTTCAGCTCTCGAACATCACTCCAATATCGTGCCGTGGCAGATCTTGTGTGAGGAAAATGGCTGCACGCTCAAAGTCATTCCAGTCAATGACAAAGGGGAGCTTTTGATGGATGAGTATGACAAGTTATTGTCCGACAAGACCAAATTGGTGTCTGTCAACTACATCTCCAATGCACTAGGTACCATCAATCCAGTCAAAGAAATCATTGACAAAGCACACAAAGTAGGGGCGAAAGTGTTGATAGATGCGGCGCAAGCTGCACCGCATGCGACGCTCGATGTGCAAGCCTTGGATTGTGATTTCCTCGCATTCTCCGCGCACAAAGTGTACGGACCCACGGGGGTCGGAGCTTTGTATGGCAAGAGAGACTTGTTGGAGGCTATGCCTCCCTACCAAGGAGGAGGAGAGATGATCAAAGACGTGAGCTTTTCAGGCACGACTTACAATGATATCCCTTACAAATTCGAAGCAGGGACTCCCAATATTGGTGAAGTGATCGCGCTAAAGGCAGCATTGGATTTTGTCAACGAATTGGGATTGGAAAATATTGCAGCGTACGAACACGAGTTGCTGGAGTATGCCAATGAATTGTTAGCAGATGTTGATGGATTTATTCCTGTTGGTACAGCTGACAACAAGGCTAGTGTGATCTCATTCTTGATTGAAGGCGTTCATCCTTTTGATTTGGGTCAGATTCTGGATGCGAAAGGCATTGCTGTGAGAACGGGACATCATTGCGCACAGCCTTTGATGGAAAGATTTCAGATCGAGGGAACTGTAAGGGCGTCTTTTTCTGTTTACAATACCAAAGAAGAAATAAAGTATTTTGTGGAGGCGCTCAAAGCGGCCATTAAAATGTTTAAATAA